A window of the Methanoregula sp. genome harbors these coding sequences:
- a CDS encoding TraB/GumN family protein, whose amino-acid sequence MAEIKIIGTAHVSQQSVDEVRVAIEEYKPDVVAIELDQSRYAALKKQGRDPSVNDVLEVKNFNTLLVQWLMAYLQRKIGFDVGVEPGAEMKAAIEEAERCGIAIALVDRDIRLTLLRFWNAMGFLEKLKMIWALVISIAEIDNGQEIDIESLKQQDVIDMVMVEFRKFSPNGARALIDERDAYIAHQLVLLKVQRPEGRILAVVGAGHRQGIENYIINPASLPPFDSLTREPKSFPWAKIFGFTVTALFAFLLAAIAFSGVGWGVLLYAFLFWVIIHGVLAAIGTLAAGGHPYSALTSFAVAWMTSLNPMLHSGWIAAFVEAKVRKPPMSDFRKIYDAQSLTEMARIPLFKVVLVAALTNLGSLLGTVLYFIFVFPVLGIDPGVVISTGIQNMWTWITHLI is encoded by the coding sequence ATGGCCGAAATAAAAATAATCGGAACAGCGCATGTATCACAGCAAAGCGTCGATGAAGTGCGGGTGGCGATTGAGGAATATAAACCGGATGTCGTTGCAATTGAACTTGACCAGTCGCGCTATGCTGCCTTAAAAAAGCAGGGCCGGGATCCTTCGGTAAATGATGTCCTTGAAGTAAAAAATTTCAATACTCTTCTGGTCCAGTGGCTGATGGCATATCTCCAGCGCAAGATCGGTTTTGATGTCGGGGTTGAGCCCGGAGCCGAGATGAAAGCGGCGATCGAAGAGGCAGAACGATGCGGCATTGCCATTGCACTGGTAGACCGGGATATACGCCTTACACTCCTTCGCTTCTGGAATGCAATGGGTTTTTTAGAGAAATTAAAGATGATCTGGGCACTGGTCATCTCCATTGCGGAAATTGACAACGGACAGGAGATTGATATCGAATCGCTCAAGCAGCAGGATGTCATCGATATGGTTATGGTGGAATTCCGTAAATTCTCTCCCAACGGGGCCCGTGCACTGATCGATGAGCGTGACGCATATATCGCTCACCAGCTGGTCCTGTTAAAAGTGCAGCGCCCCGAAGGACGTATCCTCGCGGTTGTGGGTGCCGGGCACCGGCAGGGAATTGAAAATTATATCATAAACCCGGCGAGTCTGCCCCCGTTCGATTCACTTACACGGGAACCTAAATCCTTCCCGTGGGCAAAAATCTTCGGTTTTACGGTCACTGCACTATTTGCATTCCTGCTCGCCGCAATTGCATTTTCCGGCGTCGGGTGGGGAGTACTGCTCTATGCCTTCCTCTTCTGGGTGATCATTCATGGCGTGCTTGCGGCAATCGGTACTCTCGCAGCTGGCGGACATCCGTATTCAGCCCTAACCAGTTTTGCCGTGGCATGGATGACTTCGCTCAACCCCATGCTTCATTCCGGCTGGATCGCCGCATTTGTTGAAGCCAAAGTCAGGAAACCCCCTATGTCGGATTTCCGGAAGATCTATGATGCCCAATCCCTTACTGAGATGGCAAGAATCCCCCTCTTCAAAGTGGTTCTGGTTGCGGCCCTGACCAACCTGGGCAGCCTGCTGGGCACGGTGCTGTACTTCATCTTTGTCTTTCCCGTGCTCGGGATCGATCCAGGTGTGGTAATATCCACCGGTATCCAGAATATGTGGACCTGGATTACCCATCTCATCTGA
- a CDS encoding potassium transporter TrkG — translation MKRIEHIAMIAHDMGLIFEFLGVVSLLPFLVLVVFREWDLILPMATAPLVFILLGYVISHIPHQDLEPSSSITIAAVALSWLAIALIGALPFVFGLHMSYVDSIFEAMSGWTGTGFTMITSLDTTPKTLLFWRSFTQWIGGIGIIVFGISLRRKTRTSLFRLYRAEGREEELVPASVSTSRRMWMIYLVLTFAFTGLIMLSGIPLWDSLNIVMVAIATGGFTLHAGSLTYYNNPLLEVLLIPVMLAGAIPFKVFFFLYHGKVLNMMRDPTVRILLLIALVGSVITSLDLFIFGNLPITTAFRQGVFTAVSGLCTCGLQNSNPHYWAAIPIAVVAMLMFIGGAMGSSAGGVKVNRVMLVFDGVKWWFRRFFVSSRVLVPLKSGGHTLSKEISELAISKNLLVVVLYVITIFIATIMTLHLYITSFRLEEVVFEIVSALSNVGLTVGFISAASPVSIKWIFILLMWLGRLEIVPVIIIIMGIAREIEIDISHTSQDQDRLPPN, via the coding sequence ATGAAGCGCATCGAGCATATCGCCATGATCGCGCACGACATGGGGCTGATCTTTGAGTTCCTTGGTGTCGTATCACTCCTGCCGTTTCTGGTGCTCGTTGTTTTTCGCGAGTGGGACCTTATCCTGCCGATGGCAACCGCTCCGCTCGTTTTTATCCTGCTGGGGTATGTAATATCTCACATCCCTCACCAGGATCTCGAACCTTCTTCTTCCATCACGATTGCCGCTGTCGCACTTTCGTGGCTTGCCATCGCACTTATCGGCGCACTTCCGTTTGTGTTTGGGCTACACATGAGTTATGTGGATAGTATTTTTGAGGCAATGTCCGGTTGGACAGGTACCGGGTTTACCATGATCACATCTCTCGATACAACTCCCAAAACACTTCTCTTCTGGCGCTCATTTACGCAATGGATCGGCGGTATTGGGATCATTGTATTTGGGATTTCATTGCGCCGCAAGACGCGTACATCGCTATTCCGGCTTTATCGCGCCGAAGGCCGGGAAGAGGAACTGGTTCCCGCCTCAGTCTCAACCAGTCGCCGCATGTGGATGATCTACCTCGTCCTTACATTTGCATTCACCGGCCTTATCATGCTCTCGGGAATACCGCTCTGGGACTCGCTCAATATTGTCATGGTAGCAATAGCTACGGGCGGATTTACCCTTCATGCGGGGAGCCTGACCTATTACAATAACCCGCTTCTTGAAGTCCTGCTTATTCCCGTGATGCTTGCCGGAGCAATCCCGTTTAAGGTCTTTTTTTTCCTGTACCATGGCAAGGTATTGAACATGATGCGGGATCCAACGGTGAGAATTCTGCTGCTCATCGCGCTGGTGGGATCAGTCATCACGTCACTGGATCTGTTTATCTTTGGAAACCTGCCGATCACTACAGCATTCCGCCAGGGTGTCTTTACTGCAGTCTCCGGCCTGTGTACCTGCGGTCTCCAGAATTCAAACCCACACTACTGGGCGGCAATCCCGATTGCGGTCGTTGCCATGCTGATGTTTATTGGTGGAGCTATGGGCAGCTCTGCCGGCGGAGTGAAAGTAAACCGTGTGATGCTGGTCTTTGACGGGGTAAAATGGTGGTTCCGCAGGTTCTTTGTCAGCAGCCGCGTGCTGGTTCCCTTAAAATCCGGGGGGCATACCCTGTCAAAGGAGATCTCCGAACTGGCCATCTCAAAGAATCTGCTGGTTGTAGTGTTGTATGTCATAACGATTTTTATTGCAACAATCATGACTCTGCATCTGTACATTACCTCGTTCCGGTTAGAAGAGGTTGTTTTTGAGATTGTCTCAGCATTGAGCAATGTGGGACTTACCGTAGGTTTTATCAGTGCTGCAAGCCCGGTCTCGATAAAATGGATATTTATCCTGCTGATGTGGTTAGGACGACTTGAGATTGTACCGGTAATCATTATTATCATGGGTATTGCCCGGGAGATCGAGATCGATATAAGCCACACGTCTCAGGATCAGGACCGTCTACCCCCAAATTAA